The following DNA comes from Quercus robur chromosome 1, dhQueRobu3.1, whole genome shotgun sequence.
tttttaaatGCATAAATTTGGAATTGGTTCGAAGCATGTTTATTAGAATCACTTATTACTTGATGGAGACCAGAATGACCTGTGTAGACTTAGTGGTTGACTTGTGCCAAGtagcttttttttataaaaaaataaaaagatgaaactCGTGCCAAATAGCTGGCTCGTGCCAACTAATCAAGAATGATAtgtacataaaataaaaataattcatcgttataaaagataaaagcgaacaaacatttttttttttttgataaaaagtgAACAAACATGATCAATACACGTACGTATCAGTCTTATCAAAACCACATATTATAATAgattataagattttttttttttaaaaaaaaaacattttaaatatgttagaattttttgataatatttttttggatataataAGGTGGGGCTAGTGCTCACAGACACTCGAACCCGGACTGACCCACGAAAGGAGAGGTACCATCCCAACTAGAGATTGGGTGGTTGAAACTTTTGATATTGAGTTGTTACTTTTAATCTAAATATTAAGTAATTAAGttttttgaaactttggtaatagaattttatttagaataaactttcatattaataacttttatctatactatatataagaggataCACTTTTAAACTGAACTTTTACGTGattcaaaaaaatcatcattaaTGAAGAGTAACTTCTATAAGGAATAAGATCACAAATGTCAAATAATagatttcattttgaattcaaaaagtgaattcctaaaatttaagatttttttcctttcacatttatctttttatttcctaaaatttaatattttttatttatttttcatctaaacaaaagtaaaacactccaattaataataataataattattattattattaaagaactcctaaaatttaaccATCTTTTCTCTCAAgtttatcttatttttcttaatctctaaaatttatcctttttatttgtttaaaaaataaaaaatatatatttcaaaattataataaatacaaattattaacctttacctacaaaataaaatagcttCTTAGCACGCACAACTCTAGTATGCTTAGTTACCTGACAAAATTATATCATACTTGCATTGGTCACAGTGCAAGTATGATGTGTACAGTCCAACTCAACTTTTGAGTAGCCCATTTTTAAACAAGACAATGATTTCAAAGCTCGCCCAAGATGTCAGAGTAGCCAATCTAAGAAGTCCAGAACCATTTGCAAGCTCCTTCACAGTGCACTCATTCATTCGTCACCCCATGTTGAAGGTCCACCAAGTCCAATTTCAAGTGTGGGGGATATGTGGGGTGCAGGGTCAACACCATGGCTtttagctttctttttctttacggAGATGGAAACTAAGCCATCCGAcgtcttcatgtctttaatagcTTTGTTAGCTATCTTCTTTTTATCGTCATATTTGGGATTTTCTGCATTGTCAGGTGCAAAAATCTCCATAAATGAAGCTTCTGGATCATCAATAACATCAAGCGCACCTTGCCTCGCATTTGTTTTCTTTAGTTTCTTTTCAACCTTGGCATCAACCTCCTCATGGACTGGAACTTGTTTTTTTGAGAGCTTGTCATTCTTCTGCTTCTTGTGCCTAGATTCTCTCTCTACATGAACATCTTCGGCATTGTCTTTACTTAGTTCCACAACGTGATGTTCGGAGTTGTTTTTCTTAATATCATCTCTTCTCTCATCCTCAAACATGGGAGTTTCTTTTTCTGATGAAATGTCATTTGTTTTCgaccttttcttcttcaatttcttctcaACATCAACACCTATAGCATTATCAAGAGGACTATCTTCGCCTAGATCCTTGAGATGATATTTGGAGTTCTTTTTCTTGATGTCACCTCTTTTCTCATCCCTGTGAAACGAAACTACGTTTTCAGACACATTGTCACTTGTTTTCTGCCTTTTTCGCTTCAACTTCTCCACATGTATACCTTCAGCATTATCAATAGGACCATCTTTGCTTTGGGCCATTACATGATGTTTGGAGTTCTTCATGAAGTCGTCTCTTTTCTTGTCCTTCTGAACTTCCACCTTGTTAGTAGAATTTACATAAGAATCATCAACTTTATCAATTCCATCACTGTTATTGGTGTACTTATCTGCCGGTTTATTGTTGAATATCTTCAAATTTGGCAGAACTTCTTTGATCTGCAGATTAAATTGCTTCGATAAGAATCATGCCAAGGCAGAAAAGTTGGATTTAAATATAGATCAGAAAGGAGAAAGGGGGAGGTGGGCAGCTTGAGAAATGACAAAGACTATTACCTTTTTTGCTAATTTATCCTTTTCAGCAACAGGGTTTCCTTGTAGATTGAGATTTTTCAGATTAACTAATGAAGCCAGTACCtacaattttagcaaaaaaataggtggtaaaatgttttccaaagGAAAAAGGCAAAACAGAGAAGAGACAATTTCAGCTCCCTGTATCTGACCTCCAGATCTGACCACCTTATGATGGCATTATTCCCCAAGTCCAAATTCTGGAGTTTCTTATTCCGAGCCAACTCAGCTGGAAGAGTCTGAGCAGTTCAGAGAGGACAAAAATGTGGTTAGAATTTAagaagcaaaaataaactacaaaGTAGAGATAcatcaaaggaaaaaacaacAAAGATGACAAAAGCAATTACATGAGGATAACATTGAAGAAGTTTTCATTTGAGGAAAGCATGCTTGGCAGAAGAGATAGAATGGTCTGGAATGCATACCCTGATACTATTGTGGGAAAGTCGGAGCTCTTTCAATTCAGTACAGTACTTGAGTGAAGAGCCAATAGTATGAAGTTGACAACTAGAGAGGGAGAGCTGGAACCAAAGAAAGGTTGTAAGAGTGAAAGCCATATCAGGTGAAGTTATTGCTGAGGCCATAGAAACTTCTTACCTTTGTGATAGACTTCACCTTCACTAGAGATTCCCCAATTTCACAAATTGGATTTCTAGAAAGAACTGCATCATAATCCCAAAGGccaaaaaagtattattttttcGGTTGGTAAGTAACATGACCTCACCCTCCCACGCTCTTACAATGGGAGGAGGTCCCATTTGAGTTAGAGCTCATTAGCGAAAGGCTACCAAGTATCATTCAACTTCCCCAAACcaaattatttgtatttattaAGCAATTGAACTATtaatcaagaattttttttgtagaataaGAGAGCCATTAACTTTAAAGTATTCaattaaaaagaagtaaatGACTCAAGTTCCCAAACCTGAATTTACCTAGACCAGCCCTGTATCAACCAACTACAAAGTATCACATTCCTATCCACCTGAAAgtgaaagattttattttattttatcttttttataagTTAAATTAGTTGGGAAACATGTGACTTGGGCAGCTTTTGCCTACAAATACCAGCCCATAACTTTTTTGTGGAagagtgaaaattttcaaaggGATTTCTCTATGCTACAAGTCAAGCCAAAACCAAAGATGACTACCACCCTTGATTTGATATctgataaatttagaaaatatactTCAAACCACTTCTAATGATCTACCATCCCATGTAACCTCATCCAATCCATTGATTACCCCATATTTTTCCTGAATACCTGCCTCCAGAGGTGGTCCCTCACCCAGTCACAGCATAGTCCCGAGTCCCACGTTGGCTGTATACTAGATCCATTTGCACTATATAAGCAAGTAAAAGAAGCCCTAAATACACTTTTCTGTTTTGATAAATGGCACTCCAAGTGGTTTCTTCAATTGACCTTGGGGATTGAGACAAGGGGATCCATGTCTCCTTTACTTTGTCATTGTCATGAGGCCTTGAGTAGGATGATGTCAACAGCAGGGGTTCATCTTTCTGGTTTTACAATGCTTGGATGAGTAATGATATGTTAACCATATCCCATCTGCTATTTGCAGATGACACATACATATGTCAGATGTGTATTCCTATGTTTCAAAGTCGTTTCAAGGCCTATGTGGATAGATAGGCTCTCATTCTGGAATCTGGATGGAAGGTCTCCAACTTAATCATGAAATCTTGGGTCTTCCATTGGGTGCTTCTTTCAAAGCAATATCAGGATGATATTATTGTGAATATAGAACGAAGGTTGGCTGGTTGGAAGAGGATCTATCCATCCAAGAGAGGAAGAATTACAGGAATTATGCACTGGATGGTTGCTATTgcctgtttttctttttctactttgcTTGAATTTCTtgatactttttactttttcttcagCTTTTACTTGCAATGTTGGTGTATCTCATGTATACTTTCTGTGTATTTGAATTGTGCCTCTTCACACTTTGTTATGACATTAACAATAAAACAATCActccaaacaaaaacaaatcaaaataaatgtCAATCAAATATAGATTGTTAGTTGCCATTAAAGTGCAAGAAAATTACGATCATCAAACAGAATTTAGACATCGTATTGAAGAATCATGAAGTCATACCTAGAGTATTCAAGTCACTCATTTGATCAAGCTTGCAAATGGAGATAATCTCATTATCTGTGCAACCCAGAATAAAAGGCATCggtgaaaataaataaacacacacagaGAAATTATGTTTCTCAtcacattcatatatatatatatgttgataaTGTAGGGAACCTTTCTAAAGAAAGGCCCATTGTACTCGCCTTTAGCAAGTAAAACCTAATGGCAACTAACCCAACCGCATTCAAATATAAACTTGCAAAACTTCTACGACAATGCAATTGGTTACAATAAGGTTCACAAAGCTCACCATTCAAAATTAATGCACGTAAACTCACAAGAGATTTGATCTCATCCATTGATCTAAGCTTATTTTTGCCTGCATTTAATACCTGTTTTACAAAAAGATGGAACACAGTGACTTTTAGAACAtaacataattcaaaattttaaaattagacCAGCAAAGAAGGTAGGTTAAATTGGCCACAAGGTTGCCACTCATCtcttaaaagattaaaaaagaaagttcttaaataataataaaaatgccCAAATGTGCTCACTTCGGAGCCAAAGGAGAGTGTTCCTCGCCTTAAAGCTCAAAAGGCATCACAGGAGCATTCCTCACCTTGCCTTTAGCACCTGGTGACTACCTCTTTTACATTTGACAACTCTGTTTACTTTTCCCCCCCCACAGGtcataataaattacaaatatatgtCGTAATTCATGGTGAATGGTGGAAGCTTTTAAAACAAGCAAACCATCCTTCCAAAAGTACCTCTGAGTATTGACTGATATACCTCATTTTAAGCAAGTTACCAAgaataaacaaagaagaaaacaacTTCCACAATTTAATTAAAGTAATCTGAATTTGCTATGCAACATCAATGATTGATGTGATCATTATGGATTAAAAGTTGTGTTATCAAGTTTATATTATGACATGCTAATAGGAACCAATGTTCCAATCCTATATCATCTTCTTATTGAACAATGAACTTGATTAACAACTATTAAATCTCAAACTTGTATAATGCATTCACAATCATAAGAATAAACGCATTgaccatttttattttcaatttttgaattaaattttcaagGTCACTGCACAGTTTTCTGAAAAAGTCAACCCCCAATTCCCCACTCAATCAAAACCACTAAAGGATATGTTGAGGTTGAGTTTATGTTAAAATTTCCGTGGTCCAAGCACAAGTGGGCCCtccattgaaaaatatatcaattatGTTAGTAATACTATTAACATTATCCTCACAACAAATGTCAATGACCTCTAAGTCAAATGGCATTTCTTGGTCTTTCCAACGGAGACATCTATGGTTTTAATCCCCCTCCCTCACCTAAAATGTATCCAAAAAGACATATACCCTCACAAGAAATGTTCTTGAATTGAAAATGTATGTGAGCTAAAATCATAAGTCATGCTCTTATTCTTCTTACTTGCAAAACAAAACTTGATTCAACAGTAATTTGGCTTAGTATAATGCAAGATTTGTATTTATTGCTTGGGATTTTTACAAATGTCACCTTCGGCCTTTGACATcagtgtcaatttggtcctcatattttcaatttcaacaattaACCCCCTGGACATTATATATGTGACAAATCAAACCTTATATTAACAATTTTTGTAACAACATAACGAATTTAATGACATGATGCACGCATGGTAATAATGGCATTTTAAAGTTATTAATGATGTGGCAAAAACCATGTACATTTCATGTGATTAAATCCATTACGTTAATGAAAAATACcaatagaaaaatagatttgTAATAAACCTAATATCCAagaggttaatttttttttttttattaagtatataaatgtgtttatatattatGTATGCCACAACATGAATAGCTATCCTCATATagcaaaaggaaaaactgaAATACAAGGTGGCATTAGTAAATGTAGCTTATGATTATGTTATGTTGCTGATGGAAGAACAAATCAGCACAAGACCGTCAATAAGCACATCAAAGAgattaatttttcaataaaaaatcaaaggaCCAAATTATAACTCatgtcaaaattgaaaaatccactaggctttcatgaaaaataccaatagaaaaatagatttgTAATAAACCTAATATCCAAGaggttaattttcttttgtaagtatataaatgtgtgtgtatatattatgTATGCCACAACGCGAATAGCTATCCTCTTATagcaaaaggaaaaactgaAATACGAGGTGGCATTAGTAAATGTAGCTTATGATTATGTTATGTTGCTGATGGAAGAACAAATCAGCACAAGACCGTCAATAAGCACATCAAAGAGGCTAATTGTTCAATCAGAAATCCAAGGAACAAACTGAAACTCATTTGAAAATAGAGCAAACAATACTTTTACCGAGacggtatatatatatatatatatatttggataaATCCTGAGATGgtataattaaaattgaatcAATTGGGTAGCTTGAATGAGTTCTTAAACACCACCTTGGTACAATTCGAAACATTCCATGCTACAAATTTCAACATTCAAATGCTTCACAGTGATTCAAAAATTAACATCATTATACTACAAACCAAACCAAGAtggtaaataaattttttttttaaatgagtaatgaaatatttgaaaattgaaaagaaattgttACTACTTACAGTGAGCTTAGAAAGAGCTTCAATTCCATTTAAGCTTTCCAGTTTGTTCTGCACAACAGCTAACCACTTCAAATTGACACAAGCCTCCAAAACCTGACTTGTATATATCATTTCAGAAATCAATGTCAAAAACTTccaattcatatatataaatatgttagGGTTTAGAGAGAAAGTAGACCTGGAGAGAAGTGAGATTGTTGAAGCTGAGGTCGAGTCTCTCCAAGTTGGTGAAGTAGCTCAAGCATGAGACCTGATAATTCAAAATAGTGAAAATGGCGCTGTGATagggttttagagagagagagagagagagagagagagagagatggtacaTCGGAGAGTGCTTTGCAACTGAGCTTGAGAGATGTGACGGAGTTGGGGTCGCTGGTTTTGCTTTCCTTCAAGACCTGCTCCGAGCTCAACCGAGTCATGGTTTATCGGTCTGGTGCCTTGGCTCTCGTCGTGGACAACGAATGCAAAAACCCTAGCTCGCCTCATCTGCTATAACGTTTCAATTTGAAGGTGGTTTGGTTCCGGGTTCTCGGGTCGGGCAAAGAAACAAGCTTGTGTTCTGGGCAAAAAAcaagatatgaattttttttttcccaactcttgtaattttttttttttttaaaatatttcattggtAAAAAAAAGGAGTCGCATGTGTGGTTATAGTACCCAACCTACTTAAACTCAACTCATCATGGCATTGGGCCATTCGCATAATAATGAGATTTGTCACTACTCGAATTTACAACTTCCAAACTTACAAGCATGATGAGTTATAAGAATTTTCTACCACTAAGTTAATTTCACAAATAATATTGTAAACTTTTTTATTAGACGcgaatttcaattttttatttatttataattttcttagattttgcATCAAAGGAATGTTTAATATCTCTAAGTCATTACAAACTTTGCTAATGAACCCTactttaaatggttttttttttttttcaacataagGGGGGTGAAATTGTGGATTTAAATCAACTAGGTATGTCAATGatatattaataatagtaaATATCTTAACATgtattattaaagaaaaatctcttGGGTGGCAATTGTGACTTCTTGGAGAAAAGTGCAACATTCTTGGAAGTGGTTGGGCAAGAGGGTGTTGGATGTGACCTAGCACACCGCTGAAGTTGAGAGGGTTTTTGAGCACTTCATCACCCCCAAGAGATGCAGCCGTTGTGGATGCTGCCATAAAAGCCCCTTATGGTTTGTCAGATTGAAGCTTTGATAGTGGCAGGGCTGGGGTGAAAGTAAGTGACAACGAGGGTTGGGGAGAGCAATGTGGTTAGTGTGATGAGAAAGAAaagggagagagtgagagtgcaggagaaagaaagaggtcgagaaaaaaaaaatgaaaacacattAAAGAATTTATTGTGTTTTGGTATttgcataataaaaattgagtGAGCATTTTTAAGTTTGTGTAATTGAAATGACCTagccaaacatttttttatttttttttatctccctACGTATAAGAAAATAATCTTTCAACTCTATAGACAAGAGTTCGGATGATCGTGTCCTGCAATACTCTCCACACATAACCCGTAAGAATGTCTTTGTGCAAAGGAATGAAAGGATACATACTATCTCATTCACCGTCAAAACTAAATTATTagtttttccttctttcatAATTTCAGGAAACCCACATTTGATGTTGAAATTGGACTCATATAGTAATGGTTTAACAACTCgagcaatatatatatttatatcttcCAATTTACCCTTGATCACTATTTCTTCTAGTAGCATGTGAAGCACAGGAGTCAGGAAGGAAATATAAAGCAATGGCTACTTCCATGCTGTAAATAAAGCTCACACAGATTCGCataaaaattgttatataaAGTTGAGAATTAGTGATCATCACATAACTGGGTTAGTAATTTTCCAGGGTAAATATGAAGCGTATTTGAAAGCTTAGTTCCATACATAGATGCATTCATTAACAGAATGGTGCAACAACTAGAGTTTCACCACTTGCATCGCTGCTGACAGCATAACCATGACACTACTCATGTGACAAATACAAATTTCCCGTAGCTTGGAACACTTGCGAAACATTT
Coding sequences within:
- the LOC126721098 gene encoding uncharacterized protein LOC126721098 isoform X2 — translated: MTRLSSEQVLKESKTSDPNSVTSLKLSCKALSDVSCLSYFTNLERLDLSFNNLTSLQNKLESLNGIEALSKLTVLNAGKNKLRSMDEIKSLVSLRALILNDNEIISICKLDQMSDLNTLVLSRNPICEIGESLVKVKSITKLSLSSCQLHTIGSSLKYCTELKELRLSHNSIRTLPAELARNKKLQNLDLGNNAIIRWSDLEVLASLVNLKNLNLQGNPVAEKDKLAKKIKEVLPNLKIFNNKPADKYTNNSDGIDKVDDSYVNSTNKVEVQKDKKRDDFMKNSKHHVMAQSKDGPIDNAEGIHVEKLKRKRQKTSDNVSENVVSFHRDEKRGDIKKKNSKYHLKDLGEDSPLDNAIGVDVEKKLKKKRSKTNDISSEKETPMFEDERRDDIKKNNSEHHVVELSKDNAEDVHVERESRHKKQKNDKLSKKQVPVHEEVDAKVEKKLKKTNARQGALDVIDDPEASFMEIFAPDNAENPKYDDKKKIANKAIKDMKTSDGLVSISVKKKKAKSHGVDPAPHISPTLEIGLGGPSTWGDE
- the LOC126721098 gene encoding uncharacterized protein LOC126721098 isoform X3; this encodes MTRLSSEQVLKESKTSDPNSVTSLKLSCKALSDVSCLSYFTNLERLDLSFNNLTSLQVLEACVNLKWLAVVQNKLESLNGIEALSKLTVLNAGKNKLRSMDEIKSLVSLRALILNDNEIISICKLDQMSDLNTLVLSRNPICEIGESLVKVKSITKLSLSSCQLHTIGSSLKYCTELKELRLSHNSIRTLPAELARNKKLQNLDLGNNAIIRWSDLEVLASLVNLKNLNLQGNPVAEKDKLAKKIKEVLPNLKIFNNKPADKYTNNSDGIDKVDDSYVNSTNKVEVQKDKKRDDFMKNSKHHVMAQSKDGPIDNAEGVDVEKKLKKKRSKTNDISSEKETPMFEDERRDDIKKNNSEHHVVELSKDNAEDVHVERESRHKKQKNDKLSKKQVPVHEEVDAKVEKKLKKTNARQGALDVIDDPEASFMEIFAPDNAENPKYDDKKKIANKAIKDMKTSDGLVSISVKKKKAKSHGVDPAPHISPTLEIGLGGPSTWGDE
- the LOC126721098 gene encoding uncharacterized protein LOC126721098 isoform X1, whose protein sequence is MTRLSSEQVLKESKTSDPNSVTSLKLSCKALSDVSCLSYFTNLERLDLSFNNLTSLQVLEACVNLKWLAVVQNKLESLNGIEALSKLTVLNAGKNKLRSMDEIKSLVSLRALILNDNEIISICKLDQMSDLNTLVLSRNPICEIGESLVKVKSITKLSLSSCQLHTIGSSLKYCTELKELRLSHNSIRTLPAELARNKKLQNLDLGNNAIIRWSDLEVLASLVNLKNLNLQGNPVAEKDKLAKKIKEVLPNLKIFNNKPADKYTNNSDGIDKVDDSYVNSTNKVEVQKDKKRDDFMKNSKHHVMAQSKDGPIDNAEGIHVEKLKRKRQKTSDNVSENVVSFHRDEKRGDIKKKNSKYHLKDLGEDSPLDNAIGVDVEKKLKKKRSKTNDISSEKETPMFEDERRDDIKKNNSEHHVVELSKDNAEDVHVERESRHKKQKNDKLSKKQVPVHEEVDAKVEKKLKKTNARQGALDVIDDPEASFMEIFAPDNAENPKYDDKKKIANKAIKDMKTSDGLVSISVKKKKAKSHGVDPAPHISPTLEIGLGGPSTWGDE